The Arvicola amphibius chromosome 11, mArvAmp1.2, whole genome shotgun sequence genome has a segment encoding these proteins:
- the Veph1 gene encoding ventricular zone-expressed PH domain-containing protein homolog 1 isoform X7, protein MIQPTMHQLFRLVLGQKDLSRAGDLFSLDDAEIEDSLTEALEQIKVISSSLDYQTNNNDQAVVEICITRITTAIRETESIEKHARALVGLWDSCLEHNLRPAGKDEDTPHAKIASDIMSCILQNYNRTPVMVLAVPIAVKFLHRGSKELCRNMSNYLSLAAITKADLLADHTEGIIKSILQVS, encoded by the exons ATGATCCAACCCACAATGCATCAGCTTTTCAGACTGGTTTTGGGACAAAAGGATCTCTCCAGAGCTGGGGACCTCTTCTCTTTAGATGATGCTGAGATTGAAGACAGCCTGACGGAAGCTTTGGAGCAGATTAAAGTCATTAGCTCATCTTTG GATTACCAAACTAACAATAATGACCAGGCAGTGGTTGAAATCTGTATCACAAGGATCACGACGGCCATCAGAGAGACGGAATCCATTGAAAAGCATGCCAGGGCCCTGGTGGGGCTGTGGGATTCCTGCTTGGAGCACAACCTGAGACCTGCAGGGAAAGACGAAGATACGCCACATGCAAAAATCGCATCTGATATCATGAGCTGCATCTTGCAG AATTACAACCGGACCCCTGTGATGGTCTTAGCTGTCCCCATTGCAGTGAAATTCCTCCACAGAGGCAGCAAGGAGCTGTGTAGGAACATGTCCAACTACCTGTCCCTGGCTGCCATCACCAAGGCAGATCTCCTGGCTGATCACACCGAGGGGATAATAAAAAGCATTCTCCAAG TATCCTGA
- the Veph1 gene encoding ventricular zone-expressed PH domain-containing protein homolog 1 isoform X5 yields MIQPTMHQLFRLVLGQKDLSRAGDLFSLDDAEIEDSLTEALEQIKVISSSLDYQTNNNDQAVVEICITRITTAIRETESIEKHARALVGLWDSCLEHNLRPAGKDEDTPHAKIASDIMSCILQNYNRTPVMVLAVPIAVKFLHRGSKELCRNMSNYLSLAAITKADLLADHTEGIIKSILQGGSEMCSFPRQAFEGFNPQ; encoded by the exons ATGATCCAACCCACAATGCATCAGCTTTTCAGACTGGTTTTGGGACAAAAGGATCTCTCCAGAGCTGGGGACCTCTTCTCTTTAGATGATGCTGAGATTGAAGACAGCCTGACGGAAGCTTTGGAGCAGATTAAAGTCATTAGCTCATCTTTG GATTACCAAACTAACAATAATGACCAGGCAGTGGTTGAAATCTGTATCACAAGGATCACGACGGCCATCAGAGAGACGGAATCCATTGAAAAGCATGCCAGGGCCCTGGTGGGGCTGTGGGATTCCTGCTTGGAGCACAACCTGAGACCTGCAGGGAAAGACGAAGATACGCCACATGCAAAAATCGCATCTGATATCATGAGCTGCATCTTGCAG AATTACAACCGGACCCCTGTGATGGTCTTAGCTGTCCCCATTGCAGTGAAATTCCTCCACAGAGGCAGCAAGGAGCTGTGTAGGAACATGTCCAACTACCTGTCCCTGGCTGCCATCACCAAGGCAGATCTCCTGGCTGATCACACCGAGGGGATAATAAAAAGCATTCTCCAAG
- the Veph1 gene encoding ventricular zone-expressed PH domain-containing protein homolog 1 isoform X6, translated as MIQPTMHQLFRLVLGQKDLSRAGDLFSLDDAEIEDSLTEALEQIKVISSSLDYQTNNNDQAVVEICITRITTAIRETESIEKHARALVGLWDSCLEHNLRPAGKDEDTPHAKIASDIMSCILQNYNRTPVMVLAVPIAVKFLHRGSKELCRNMSNYLSLAAITKADLLADHTEGIIKSILQGYAIRNEQRATELVL; from the exons ATGATCCAACCCACAATGCATCAGCTTTTCAGACTGGTTTTGGGACAAAAGGATCTCTCCAGAGCTGGGGACCTCTTCTCTTTAGATGATGCTGAGATTGAAGACAGCCTGACGGAAGCTTTGGAGCAGATTAAAGTCATTAGCTCATCTTTG GATTACCAAACTAACAATAATGACCAGGCAGTGGTTGAAATCTGTATCACAAGGATCACGACGGCCATCAGAGAGACGGAATCCATTGAAAAGCATGCCAGGGCCCTGGTGGGGCTGTGGGATTCCTGCTTGGAGCACAACCTGAGACCTGCAGGGAAAGACGAAGATACGCCACATGCAAAAATCGCATCTGATATCATGAGCTGCATCTTGCAG AATTACAACCGGACCCCTGTGATGGTCTTAGCTGTCCCCATTGCAGTGAAATTCCTCCACAGAGGCAGCAAGGAGCTGTGTAGGAACATGTCCAACTACCTGTCCCTGGCTGCCATCACCAAGGCAGATCTCCTGGCTGATCACACCGAGGGGATAATAAAAAGCATTCTCCAAG